One Lysinibacillus fusiformis genomic window carries:
- a CDS encoding putative bifunctional diguanylate cyclase/phosphodiesterase has product MNGVNNWNSLEKLNSISKYPTALITKIFENVSEGIMITDKHKKIEMVNPAFEFVTGYKRDEVIGKTPAVLQSGVHELPFYLNMWEKIRQEGIWQGEIWNRRKTGDVYPEWLTIVGVTNDEGEISNYCGIFTDLSERKIVENELEKRLLTDSLTEVSNRFAYIERMDSLLESTSTISHSVQHAVYFLDLDRFKLINDTLGHAVGDTILVEVATRLQTLLKNKDIIARYGGDEFIITLTNVKNVREAAKFAEQIIQTIEQPMDINGQKIFISTSIGISMYPVDGESTEQIIHCADKAMTYSKKNGRNGYSFYFDELQTDSQRVLLLDSELRRAIDERAFELYFQPKIEMENEQIQGLEALVRWNNERLGFVSPAEFIPYAEETGLIIPLSEIIIEMACEAVIKLQQFGIKIPISINISSIHFKQRNFLESVQAILERYNTPANNFEIEVTERTVMNSATETVSKLVRLKQLGFKLSIDDFGTGYSSLSYLVRFPLDCLKIDRSFIQHISSLDEKQAVVDAIIQMSHRLKMKVVAEGVEQAQQVDILRKMNCDIIQGYYYCKPLPLHELLEFIEFWEIEHQGRK; this is encoded by the coding sequence ATGAACGGAGTGAACAATTGGAATAGTCTGGAGAAGCTAAATTCGATTTCCAAATATCCTACTGCCTTAATTACGAAAATCTTCGAAAATGTATCTGAAGGCATCATGATTACAGATAAACATAAAAAAATAGAGATGGTGAATCCCGCGTTTGAATTCGTTACAGGTTATAAGCGAGATGAAGTAATTGGGAAAACACCGGCAGTATTACAGTCGGGTGTACATGAACTGCCTTTTTATTTAAATATGTGGGAAAAGATACGGCAAGAAGGAATTTGGCAGGGTGAAATATGGAATCGCCGTAAAACTGGGGATGTCTATCCTGAATGGTTAACCATTGTTGGCGTCACCAATGATGAGGGAGAGATTTCAAATTACTGTGGCATTTTCACAGATTTGTCTGAAAGAAAAATAGTAGAAAATGAGCTGGAAAAACGTTTGTTAACGGACTCATTAACGGAAGTATCAAATCGATTTGCTTATATTGAGAGAATGGATAGTCTGCTAGAATCGACTTCTACTATTTCTCATTCAGTACAGCATGCTGTCTACTTTCTTGACCTGGACAGATTCAAACTTATTAATGATACATTAGGACATGCAGTGGGCGATACAATTCTTGTAGAAGTAGCAACACGTCTGCAAACATTGCTAAAAAATAAAGATATCATTGCAAGGTACGGTGGTGATGAGTTCATCATTACCCTAACAAATGTGAAAAATGTGCGAGAAGCGGCAAAGTTTGCAGAGCAAATTATTCAAACTATTGAACAGCCGATGGACATCAATGGCCAAAAAATTTTTATCTCCACGAGCATTGGTATTAGCATGTACCCGGTTGATGGCGAATCTACCGAACAGATTATCCACTGCGCGGATAAAGCGATGACGTATTCCAAAAAGAATGGACGTAATGGCTATTCGTTTTATTTTGATGAATTGCAAACAGATTCACAGCGTGTGTTATTGTTAGATTCAGAGTTACGTAGAGCAATAGATGAACGAGCATTTGAGCTATATTTCCAACCGAAAATTGAGATGGAAAATGAACAAATTCAAGGCTTAGAAGCACTGGTGCGTTGGAATAATGAGCGACTTGGGTTTGTCTCTCCGGCAGAATTTATTCCATACGCTGAGGAAACGGGTTTAATCATTCCGTTAAGTGAAATCATTATCGAAATGGCCTGTGAAGCAGTTATAAAATTGCAGCAATTTGGCATTAAAATTCCGATTTCGATTAATATATCGAGCATTCATTTCAAACAGCGGAACTTTTTAGAGTCCGTTCAAGCAATATTAGAACGGTATAACACGCCAGCCAATAATTTTGAAATTGAGGTTACAGAACGTACCGTGATGAACAGTGCGACTGAAACGGTCAGTAAGCTTGTACGTTTAAAACAGCTCGGCTTTAAACTCTCAATTGACGATTTTGGTACAGGCTATTCATCATTAAGTTATTTAGTTCGATTCCCACTCGATTGTTTAAAAATTGATCGTAGCTTTATTCAACACATATCTTCACTCGATGAAAAACAAGCAGTTGTGGATGCGATTATTCAAATGTCACATCGCTTAAAAATGAAAGTTGTGGCAGAAGGTGTAGAACAAGCACAACAAGTGGATATACTACGTAAGATGAACTGTGATATTATTCAAGGCTATTATTACTGTAAACCATTACCACTTCATGAGTTACTTGAATTTATTGAGTTTTGGGAAATTGAACATCAAGGAAGGAAATAA
- a CDS encoding benzoate/H(+) symporter BenE family transporter codes for MNTTSVSLRGRDLISPTIAAFISVLVNYGGTFILVFQAAKVAGLSPEMTASWIWSISIGVGVTGIWLSYRYREPIITAWSTPGVAFLVSALAVTPYAEAIGAYIISAVAFVILGLSGMFERFVQLIPPGIASGLLAGILLQFGISAFGGAKDDPFLVIVLFTAYILLRRFTSRYAIVGILVIGMLYLVSMGKVDFNNIKLAIASPVFVVPEFSLHALLGVALPLFIITLTGQYMPGMLVLRNDGFKTSANPILIVTGLGSLLTAPFGSHAFNIAAITAAICTGKDAHEDSTKRYIAGIACGVFYIIVGIFGVTLAALFLILPATFIATLAGLALLGTIGSSLANALTNPNGRETALITFLATAANVTLLGVGGAFWGLVAGLVAHLVMNGQFFRKQHMHGVQQTKPK; via the coding sequence ATGAACACAACATCAGTTTCACTGCGTGGTCGTGATTTGATATCGCCCACAATAGCTGCTTTTATATCCGTCTTAGTCAACTACGGGGGGACGTTTATCCTAGTGTTTCAGGCTGCCAAGGTTGCTGGTCTGAGTCCCGAAATGACGGCTTCATGGATATGGTCGATTTCTATCGGTGTGGGGGTAACTGGTATCTGGCTTAGTTACCGATACCGTGAACCAATTATTACAGCTTGGTCAACACCAGGTGTGGCATTTCTTGTTTCAGCGTTGGCGGTTACGCCCTATGCCGAAGCGATTGGCGCTTATATCATTTCTGCTGTAGCATTTGTAATTTTAGGTTTATCAGGCATGTTCGAACGTTTTGTTCAGCTTATTCCTCCTGGCATTGCTTCCGGGCTACTGGCAGGTATTCTATTGCAATTTGGCATTTCAGCCTTTGGTGGTGCAAAAGATGACCCTTTCCTTGTAATCGTCCTGTTTACTGCATATATTCTTTTAAGACGATTTACATCTCGATATGCTATCGTAGGTATCTTAGTAATTGGAATGCTTTATTTAGTAAGTATGGGGAAGGTAGATTTCAACAATATCAAATTGGCCATCGCTTCACCAGTATTTGTTGTGCCAGAGTTTTCGCTTCATGCCTTATTGGGCGTCGCTTTGCCGCTTTTTATTATTACCTTGACGGGACAATACATGCCGGGAATGTTAGTGTTGCGAAATGACGGATTTAAAACGAGCGCGAATCCGATTTTGATTGTAACAGGATTGGGCTCGCTCCTGACAGCACCATTTGGCTCGCATGCTTTTAATATAGCCGCGATTACAGCCGCGATTTGTACCGGGAAAGACGCCCATGAGGATTCAACAAAACGCTATATTGCAGGTATTGCCTGTGGGGTTTTTTATATTATTGTTGGAATTTTTGGGGTGACATTGGCCGCATTGTTTTTAATTCTCCCTGCTACATTCATTGCGACATTAGCGGGATTAGCATTGCTCGGCACAATTGGCAGTAGCCTTGCCAATGCGCTAACAAATCCGAATGGACGCGAAACAGCACTCATTACCTTTTTGGCAACAGCCGCCAATGTGACATTACTTGGAGTCGGAGGTGCATTTTGGGGACTTGTCGCTGGTTTAGTGGCCCATTTAGTGATGAATGGTCAATTTTTCAGAAAACAACATATGCATGGCGTACAACAAACTAAACCGAAGTAG
- the pdxR gene encoding MocR-like pyridoxine biosynthesis transcription factor PdxR: protein MLKVNRDDKNPIWQQLLDQAIHHITTGKWPPGELLPPSRELALLVGVSRSTIQIVYEELFSRGYTVTNWRGGTRVSEWGYQNNTAEEVIPQGPSTPELPLLNAAVDQLNSWFRGKEQQNVKFDFSPHEPYLDEHFRKIWRQSFLQASAETDLVNWGYGNAYGFIPLREQIQRYLTFERGVHVDIDQIILTSGAQHSIDLIAQALLHEGDTVSVEDPGFPAAWMTMNFRRMHVVPVPVDEYGLQVDHIHPQSKLTFVTPSHQCAVGVIMSEPRRQQLLQKSAQNQFWIVEDDYDGEFRYRGGPLPTLFSQQPQNTLYMMSFSKMVAPGIRISAIVGPKDAIRQLAQVQELTYRHLPIMEQLTLAHFIEHGHFMRHMRRARNVYRRRHEAMTKALIATGLAERFKLSGIETGLHMLLEAEEAFDEETMTNLALEKGIRVYPLSKYCLQSNRKGWVLGFAKMDEATIEEGILRLAEILL from the coding sequence ATGCTAAAAGTGAATCGGGACGATAAAAATCCCATATGGCAGCAATTGCTTGACCAAGCTATTCATCATATTACAACAGGCAAATGGCCTCCTGGCGAGTTACTGCCCCCATCTCGAGAGCTTGCCTTATTAGTCGGTGTTTCCCGTTCAACCATACAAATTGTTTATGAGGAATTATTCAGTCGTGGCTACACCGTTACAAATTGGCGTGGTGGCACAAGGGTCAGTGAATGGGGCTATCAAAATAACACGGCAGAAGAGGTTATTCCGCAAGGACCATCTACGCCAGAATTACCTTTATTAAACGCAGCTGTTGACCAGTTGAACAGTTGGTTTAGAGGCAAAGAACAGCAAAACGTAAAATTCGATTTTAGCCCCCATGAGCCGTATTTGGACGAGCATTTTCGAAAAATTTGGCGACAATCTTTTTTACAGGCTTCCGCCGAAACAGATTTGGTCAATTGGGGTTACGGCAATGCCTATGGTTTTATACCACTGCGTGAACAGATTCAACGTTACTTGACATTCGAAAGAGGCGTTCATGTAGATATCGACCAAATTATCTTAACTTCAGGTGCGCAGCATAGCATAGATCTCATTGCCCAAGCACTTTTACATGAAGGAGATACGGTTTCTGTTGAAGATCCTGGATTTCCCGCTGCCTGGATGACCATGAACTTTCGGCGCATGCATGTCGTACCTGTGCCTGTAGATGAATACGGCTTACAAGTAGATCATATTCATCCACAATCCAAACTGACGTTTGTTACGCCTTCGCACCAATGCGCAGTTGGTGTCATTATGTCTGAACCACGCAGGCAACAATTGCTACAAAAGTCTGCGCAAAATCAATTTTGGATTGTAGAAGATGATTATGATGGTGAATTTAGATATCGTGGCGGTCCGCTTCCAACTTTGTTTAGCCAGCAACCTCAAAACACATTATATATGATGAGTTTTTCCAAAATGGTTGCTCCTGGCATACGAATTTCGGCAATCGTTGGTCCAAAAGATGCCATTCGCCAACTTGCTCAAGTACAAGAATTAACCTATCGGCATCTTCCAATCATGGAGCAATTAACGCTTGCTCATTTTATTGAACATGGTCATTTTATGCGCCATATGAGGAGAGCAAGAAATGTCTATCGACGCAGACACGAAGCTATGACGAAGGCCCTCATTGCAACTGGCCTAGCTGAACGTTTCAAACTTAGCGGTATTGAAACAGGCTTACATATGCTGCTTGAAGCTGAAGAAGCGTTTGATGAAGAAACAATGACGAACCTAGCACTGGAAAAAGGGATCCGTGTTTATCCGCTGAGCAAGTATTGTTTGCAAAGTAATCGTAAAGGATGGGTATTAGGATTTGCTAAAATGGATGAGGCAACAATTGAAGAAGGCATCCTTCGTCTTGCGGAGATACTTTTATAA
- a CDS encoding ribonuclease H-like domain-containing protein, translating into MSYENKILQMKKMLGKKTQKPAQMQEKPAFHKPMMPNYTPQWENAGLTRVDNDYGIVFKRQMHYPFTYQHGHYQLQAFFDALAKWQTAEFNHPYALDKDEKVLFFDTETTGLKGVGTQIFLLGFLEVTEEDFVLTQYVLADPAHEVAMLFESKLWQKTATMITYNGKSFDWPQLETRWTLNQKQLPKLRTQRHIDLLHSSKRLWKNDMERLKLKSVEEEKLGFLRVGDIPGFLAPIIYLDAVKSGVPDALMKVLLHNEWDLLSLITLYVHSTNLLFEEASEESAKTYTNIGKWYADLKESTQSVKALEKVTTQFDAREAGNAQFFLAMQHKKNKNYNEAIDAFVAALHFIEPRKKLQAFEQLAIIYEHQIKDYQQALIYTQEGIQLIKKTEEWRIEQKQKWEISWENRLRRLGNKK; encoded by the coding sequence ATGTCTTATGAAAATAAAATATTACAAATGAAAAAAATGCTCGGTAAAAAAACGCAAAAACCAGCCCAAATGCAGGAAAAACCTGCTTTTCACAAGCCAATGATGCCAAACTATACGCCGCAGTGGGAAAATGCAGGACTTACTCGTGTAGATAATGACTATGGCATTGTATTTAAACGACAGATGCATTATCCATTTACCTATCAGCATGGTCATTATCAATTGCAGGCATTTTTTGACGCGTTAGCAAAGTGGCAGACAGCTGAATTTAATCATCCCTATGCATTAGATAAGGATGAAAAGGTGTTGTTTTTTGACACAGAAACTACAGGCTTAAAAGGTGTAGGCACACAAATTTTTCTGCTAGGCTTTTTAGAAGTAACAGAAGAGGATTTTGTTTTAACGCAATATGTTCTTGCTGACCCTGCCCATGAGGTAGCCATGTTATTTGAGTCCAAGCTCTGGCAAAAAACAGCGACCATGATTACTTATAATGGTAAGAGCTTTGATTGGCCACAACTTGAAACGCGTTGGACGCTCAACCAAAAACAATTACCGAAATTACGCACACAACGTCACATTGATTTGCTGCATAGCTCGAAGCGTTTATGGAAAAATGATATGGAGCGTCTGAAATTAAAATCAGTCGAAGAAGAAAAGCTTGGATTTTTACGCGTAGGGGACATTCCCGGCTTCTTAGCGCCAATTATTTACTTAGATGCTGTGAAAAGCGGCGTACCAGATGCGCTTATGAAAGTTCTTCTGCACAACGAATGGGACTTACTTTCGCTCATAACCCTATATGTACATTCTACTAACTTATTATTTGAAGAGGCGAGCGAGGAATCTGCAAAGACCTACACGAATATTGGGAAATGGTACGCAGATTTAAAGGAGAGCACACAAAGCGTAAAGGCTTTAGAAAAGGTAACTACACAATTCGATGCACGCGAAGCGGGAAATGCTCAATTTTTCTTAGCCATGCAGCATAAAAAAAATAAAAACTATAATGAAGCGATTGATGCCTTTGTGGCTGCCCTTCATTTTATTGAGCCACGGAAAAAATTACAGGCATTCGAACAACTAGCAATAATCTATGAACATCAAATCAAAGATTACCAGCAGGCCCTTATTTATACTCAAGAAGGCATACAACTGATTAAAAAGACTGAGGAATGGCGAATAGAACAAAAGCAAAAATGGGAAATTTCTTGGGAAAATAGATTGCGCAGATTAGGAAATAAGAAATAA
- a CDS encoding THUMP domain-containing class I SAM-dependent RNA methyltransferase yields the protein MANYKLVATSAMGLESIVAQEVQALGYETTVDNGKVYFEGDETAIARTNLWLRVADRVKIVVGQFPATSFEQLFESVKALPWEKYLPVDAAFPVSGKSVKSKLFSVPDCQAITKKAIVERMKQHYKRLGFLDESGATYKIEVSILKDVATLTLDTSGAGLHKRGYRQVQGEAPLKETLAAALVQISKWNPNRPFVDPFCGSGTITLEAAMFGQNIAPGYNREFISEEWPWMKAKIWDAARDEADSLANYDQPLEIIGSDIDHRMVSIAQENALEAGFGDIITFKQMQARDFTTQLTDGVMIGNPPYGERIGDVEVVEQVIRDLGQVMKNYPTWSVYMLSSMKNFEELYGRQTTKKRKLFNGFIETNYYQFWGQKSKKE from the coding sequence ATGGCAAATTATAAATTAGTAGCAACTTCAGCAATGGGCTTAGAGTCAATTGTGGCGCAAGAAGTACAGGCATTAGGATATGAAACGACTGTCGACAATGGCAAAGTTTATTTTGAAGGTGATGAGACGGCTATTGCACGAACAAACTTATGGTTGCGCGTAGCGGATCGTGTGAAAATCGTAGTAGGACAATTTCCCGCAACATCTTTCGAGCAATTGTTTGAAAGTGTAAAAGCGCTACCTTGGGAAAAGTATTTACCAGTGGATGCGGCTTTTCCTGTATCGGGTAAATCTGTAAAATCAAAATTATTTAGTGTGCCAGATTGTCAAGCCATTACAAAAAAAGCAATTGTTGAACGCATGAAACAGCACTATAAACGTCTTGGGTTTTTAGATGAATCTGGTGCGACTTATAAAATTGAAGTTTCAATTTTGAAAGATGTGGCTACACTGACACTTGATACTTCTGGCGCTGGCTTACATAAACGTGGCTACCGTCAAGTACAGGGCGAGGCACCGCTGAAAGAAACGTTAGCGGCAGCCCTTGTACAAATTTCAAAATGGAATCCTAATCGTCCTTTTGTCGATCCGTTCTGTGGCTCTGGGACAATTACCCTAGAAGCAGCCATGTTCGGACAAAATATTGCACCGGGCTATAACCGTGAATTCATCTCAGAAGAATGGCCATGGATGAAGGCGAAAATTTGGGATGCGGCACGTGATGAGGCGGATAGCTTAGCGAATTATGACCAACCACTTGAAATTATCGGATCAGACATTGACCATCGTATGGTGAGCATTGCCCAAGAAAATGCATTGGAAGCAGGCTTTGGCGACATTATTACGTTCAAGCAAATGCAAGCACGTGATTTTACGACACAGCTAACAGATGGTGTCATGATAGGGAATCCTCCATATGGAGAGCGTATTGGTGATGTTGAAGTTGTGGAACAGGTGATTCGCGATTTAGGTCAGGTCATGAAAAACTACCCAACTTGGTCTGTATACATGTTGTCCTCCATGAAAAACTTTGAGGAATTATATGGTCGCCAAACGACGAAGAAACGTAAATTATTCAATGGCTTTATCGAAACGAATTATTATCAATTCTGGGGACAAAAGTCAAAAAAAGAGTGA
- the gpsB gene encoding cell division regulator GpsB — protein MDIKLTSKMILEKEFKKNFKGYNVEEVDSFLDEIIQDYETFEKVVAQLREENRQLKEEIENTPKKQPQPVASTAGTTNFDILKRLSNLEKHVFGSKLYE, from the coding sequence ATGGACATTAAATTAACGTCAAAAATGATTCTTGAAAAGGAATTTAAGAAAAACTTTAAAGGCTACAATGTAGAAGAAGTCGATTCATTTCTTGATGAAATTATACAAGATTATGAAACGTTTGAAAAAGTAGTGGCCCAACTGAGAGAAGAGAATAGACAACTTAAAGAAGAAATTGAAAATACACCAAAGAAACAACCTCAACCTGTAGCATCAACAGCAGGTACAACAAACTTTGATATTTTAAAACGTCTTTCGAATTTAGAAAAACATGTATTTGGTAGTAAGTTATACGAATAA
- a CDS encoding MazG nucleotide pyrophosphohydrolase domain-containing protein — MDISSMQKYVKQFSEEKGFHVNTTHTRTLYLVTEVGELAKEILSISFNPSEEKVSLVKENIGLEMYDVIYNVLDLANRLEIDVENACRKKMEINKHRIWYE; from the coding sequence ATGGATATTTCAAGCATGCAAAAATATGTCAAACAGTTTAGTGAAGAAAAAGGATTCCATGTTAATACAACTCACACTAGAACATTATATTTAGTGACTGAGGTTGGCGAACTGGCTAAAGAAATTTTAAGCATTTCTTTTAATCCCTCAGAGGAAAAAGTGAGTTTGGTAAAGGAAAACATAGGTTTAGAGATGTACGATGTTATTTACAATGTATTAGATCTCGCCAATCGATTGGAAATTGATGTGGAGAATGCCTGTCGGAAAAAGATGGAGATAAATAAGCACAGAATTTGGTATGAATAA
- a CDS encoding thiol-activated cytolysin family protein: MRNRNYFKVIKFLVSLSVSLCIINYPIISFAETLDTNLASETSKSNDINAGIANLNYNNSEVLAVNGDKIDSFVPKEGINSNNKFIVVERNKRSLTTSPVDISIIDSMANRAYPGALQLANKAFADNQPSLLVAKRKPLNISIDLPGMKRENTMTVDNPTYGNVSGAVDELISTWSEKYSTSHTLPARLQYSESMVYSKSQIASTLNVNAKVLDNSLGIDFNAIADGEKKVMVAAYKQIFYTVSAELPNNPSDLFDDSVLFEELTRKGVSNDAPPVMVSNVAYGRTIYVKLETSSKSKDVQAAFKALLNNVNTNVETSGQYKDIFEESSFTAVVLGGDSQAHNQVVSKDFNDIRNIIKDNAEFSLKNPAYPISYTSVFLKDNSIAAVHNSTDYIETTTTEYSKGSIILDHYGAYVAQFEVAWDEFLYDENGEEVLTHKTWEGNWKDKTAHFSTVIPLPPNSKNIRIYARECTGLVWDWWRTIIDEYNVPISNEIKVSIGGTTLYPTGTIN; encoded by the coding sequence ATGAGGAATCGAAATTATTTTAAAGTAATAAAGTTTTTAGTAAGTTTATCTGTTAGTTTATGCATAATAAATTATCCCATTATTTCCTTTGCTGAAACACTGGATACTAATTTAGCTAGTGAAACAAGCAAATCGAATGACATTAATGCTGGTATAGCAAACTTGAACTACAATAACAGCGAAGTCTTAGCAGTGAATGGTGATAAGATTGATAGTTTTGTTCCAAAAGAAGGAATAAACTCAAATAATAAATTTATAGTGGTTGAACGTAACAAAAGATCGCTTACAACTTCACCGGTGGATATTTCAATTATCGATTCTATGGCGAATCGTGCCTATCCAGGAGCGTTACAACTTGCAAACAAAGCTTTTGCAGACAATCAACCTAGTTTATTGGTGGCCAAAAGAAAACCGCTAAATATTAGCATAGATTTACCTGGCATGAAAAGAGAAAATACTATGACTGTAGATAATCCAACATATGGTAATGTGTCTGGGGCAGTAGATGAGTTAATATCTACTTGGAGTGAAAAATATTCAACAAGCCATACTTTACCTGCAAGACTACAATATTCAGAATCTATGGTTTATAGCAAATCTCAAATAGCAAGCACGCTGAATGTTAACGCTAAAGTTCTTGACAATTCACTGGGAATTGACTTTAATGCGATTGCAGATGGAGAGAAAAAAGTGATGGTTGCGGCATATAAACAAATTTTTTATACCGTAAGTGCAGAACTACCTAACAATCCATCAGACCTTTTTGATGATAGTGTTCTTTTTGAAGAGTTAACCCGTAAAGGAGTAAGCAATGATGCCCCTCCTGTTATGGTGTCAAATGTAGCTTATGGTAGAACCATTTATGTGAAATTAGAAACAAGCTCTAAGAGCAAGGATGTACAAGCTGCTTTTAAAGCCTTACTAAATAATGTCAATACTAATGTAGAAACTAGTGGACAGTACAAAGATATTTTTGAAGAAAGTTCCTTTACTGCTGTAGTATTAGGCGGAGATTCACAAGCGCATAATCAGGTTGTCTCAAAAGACTTTAATGATATTAGAAACATAATTAAAGATAATGCAGAATTTAGTCTTAAAAATCCAGCATACCCAATATCCTATACAAGTGTTTTCTTAAAGGATAATTCAATTGCTGCTGTTCATAACAGTACAGATTATATCGAGACGACAACTACAGAATATTCTAAAGGCAGCATCATCCTTGATCATTATGGTGCATATGTTGCGCAATTTGAAGTAGCCTGGGATGAATTTTTATATGATGAAAATGGGGAAGAAGTACTAACCCATAAAACTTGGGAAGGAAACTGGAAAGACAAAACAGCTCATTTCTCTACAGTAATACCACTTCCGCCTAATTCAAAAAATATAAGAATTTATGCAAGAGAATGTACAGGTCTTGTATGGGATTGGTGGAGAACAATTATTGATGAATACAATGTTCCAATATCTAATGAAATAAAAGTTTCAATTGGAGGAACTACATTATACCCAACAGGTACTATTAATTAG
- a CDS encoding pyridoxamine 5'-phosphate oxidase family protein, whose amino-acid sequence MVEVRYKVREVLDKRKIDIFLQQARIGHLGMVDGHLPYVVPLNFVWTNGMLYFHGATGGRRNQVMDENPEVCFTVCEEYGTIPNPVPAKTDTAYMSVMLFGKAQPIVDLDEATHMLQEMMDKYVSGYYNRPLSQQHVDKYRSAVFGGPVQVYRIDPQHITAKENPIEDGRMFKPELS is encoded by the coding sequence ATGGTTGAGGTACGTTACAAGGTAAGAGAAGTGTTGGACAAGCGCAAGATTGATATATTTTTGCAGCAAGCGCGAATTGGACATCTTGGCATGGTGGATGGTCATTTGCCATATGTTGTGCCGCTTAATTTTGTTTGGACAAATGGGATGCTGTATTTCCATGGAGCCACTGGGGGGAGACGAAATCAAGTGATGGATGAGAATCCGGAAGTCTGTTTTACGGTTTGTGAAGAGTATGGAACGATACCGAATCCAGTGCCAGCCAAGACGGACACCGCTTATATGAGTGTCATGCTTTTTGGCAAGGCTCAACCCATCGTCGATCTGGATGAAGCTACACATATGCTGCAAGAAATGATGGATAAGTATGTGTCAGGTTACTATAATCGTCCGTTATCTCAGCAACATGTAGACAAATATCGATCAGCGGTTTTCGGTGGACCGGTTCAAGTTTACCGCATTGATCCACAACACATTACCGCGAAGGAAAATCCGATTGAAGACGGGCGAATGTTCAAACCTGAACTTTCCTAA
- a CDS encoding VOC family protein, with protein sequence MSNQKIMPFLSFTGNAEEAMNFYVAVLPSAKITSLVRYEKGQPHGDEGKVLNGILSLMGQQMMFMDMPSANPAPVFSWATSFFIHCQSEAEFDAVFSGLSRGGTVMMGPEAIMQFRKVAWVTDRFGVTWQPVWE encoded by the coding sequence ATGAGTAACCAAAAAATAATGCCATTTCTGTCCTTCACAGGCAATGCGGAGGAAGCAATGAATTTCTATGTCGCTGTTTTGCCTAGCGCAAAAATCACGTCGCTTGTGCGTTATGAAAAGGGACAGCCCCACGGCGATGAGGGCAAAGTATTAAATGGTATTCTTTCCTTGATGGGTCAGCAAATGATGTTCATGGATATGCCATCTGCTAACCCTGCGCCAGTCTTTAGTTGGGCGACGTCGTTTTTTATTCACTGCCAAAGCGAAGCAGAATTTGATGCTGTGTTTAGCGGGCTTTCTAGGGGAGGCACCGTTATGATGGGACCGGAGGCTATAATGCAATTCCGTAAGGTGGCATGGGTCACGGATCGATTTGGCGTGACATGGCAACCCGTCTGGGAGTAA